One Phyllopteryx taeniolatus isolate TA_2022b chromosome 3, UOR_Ptae_1.2, whole genome shotgun sequence genomic window, agcaaaagtattgagacagaTTACAGATCTTAAAGAGGTTATGAAAATGGGCTATTAAATGATTACGAGGTGTGTGTGAATACTTTTGTACATGCATTAAACTAGTGTGGTTGAGTGGTTGCATTTCCGTAGCTGACCTTGGCATGCTCCGTGAGTGTTTCGGGCAGCATGagccaaataaaaataaggTCAGCGACACTGAAGGCCAATGCCAGCAACGCTGGCGTCTGGAAAAAGACTTGTCCCGCAGTTTTGGATGTCACGGCCAAGTACGCCCCTATCAGAGGTCCTACGGTGAAGCCCACCGAAAAGGCCAAGCCAATCATGGCCTGGAGAACAcaagaaaatgtacaaatgtaagaAACTTGACTTGGCgtaaatgtttgtgtgtatgtgtttttacCATCCCACGGTTCCGAGCTTTGGGGTCAGCCAAGTCAGCCACGATGGCGGTGCAGAGGCTGACGTTGCCCTTACACACACCCGCGATCACCCGGAACAAAAGAAACATGGCAAAGCTCCGGGACAAAGCCCAGACCACATAGGCAGACATGATCCCCACCTGTGGCAATAAGCATTTGTTCATCAATGACAACTTCGTTTGGTTGCCTAGCAACAGCTTTTACACTTGAAATAAGTTTCTCTGTCTTATCAATAGCTCTCATCCACttgaacaaagaaacacttcatGTCTGTTAATGTTGTCTTGTTTGTTAAAAGGGAAGCAAtttttgtgcaaaacaacataacCACAGAGCGACAGTAATTCTATTAAATGACATTGTCCATCCTCTGAAGGATGTTAGCATCTTTTAATTGGCCTGTGCTTTGTTCAATGGGACAAATAAACGTGTTGCCTTAATTAAGGCGgtgtcatttttgttaaaaGTTAAGACTGTTGTTCGAAATAACAACCTAAATGCAACTAAATGACATTGTGCCTCATTTAGTTGGTGGCTGCATTGTCCACTGGAACAAATGAACACCTCACCTCAATATATCACCTCAATAGTACACAAGTACTCACTGTAGTAAGCAGGAGTAAAGGTCGCCTGCCATAGCGATCTGACAGAGCTCCAGTGATTGGAGATGACAAGAACTGCAGCAAGGAAAAAACAGAGCCGATCAGACCTGAAAAGCACAATGAGGAAATGACCCtattattctgatgttgatCATGTTATTACACAGGCAAGAAAACTTTGTTGTCACTTCTCTACTCGTCTCAATTTCAAACTCTTTAAAGGAACATACAGTGCTTAATAAATGTACTCAACCATTGAAAATACAGGGAATATACAGCATCTTGAAGCTCTCACTGTTGTGCTTaactatttttttcactttatttgtgaAACAAGAACTTAATCGAAAACAATAACAAGATATtagcattaaaaatacatttagtttccattcatccattttccgtactgcttatcctcactagggtcgcgggcatgctacagcctatcccagctgacgagaggcggggtataccctgaactggtcaccagccaatggcacggcacacatagacaaacaaccattcacactcacgttcacaactatgggcaattagagtcttcaattaacctaccatgcatgttttggggatgtgggaagaaaccggagtacccggagaaaacccacgcaggcacggggagaacatgcaaactccacatagggtaggccggatttgaacccgggtcttcagaactgtgaggcagatgtgctaaccagtcgttcaccgtgccgcacaatATAGTTTTAGCTTCAAGAatataattagtttttttaattgcaatattttagttttgtcattaaaatacgttaaaacaaacaaacatacaaacaaggAAGGAACGTAGTGCAATTTAAAGTACAcacttttttaaacacatttttgtttttctttacttatttttatttatttgttcagacgtttttaggatttttatttatatattttttttttatttgctttggtAACTtttcagtccatccatccatccattttctgagccgcttctcctcactagggtcgcgggcgtgctggagccctatcccagttgtcatcggttacaccctgaactggttgccagccaatcgcagggcacatagaaacaaacaaccattcgcactcacagtcatgcctacgggcaatttagagtcattttATAAAATTAATCCATTTTGTTGAAGATCTTGAtacattttaaatcatatttactatttacttactcaaaaaaagtaaataaaaaaaaaagcaaggaaaAAATGCATCCGGAGAATGATAGTGATAGTATATCCCCTTCTTTAAAGTATGTTTAATTAAATCAAGTCTCCTTTTAAGAGGTATTTTTTGCTGTAGAGTCATTTtccacaactttattttttgttggacttgacatttgttgttgattttagtTTTCTTTCCACCTCTGGTTAAGAGAGAGAGCACATAGTTATTGTTTTacagttttacccctcccacacgctttaaaGACATAAACatatgaaaacacactttttgtaAACGTatttgagcaaaaaataaattgcaagcattgaatgtatagaaaatactgtactgtgtgtattgaagtatttttatattagataTTAGTGGTGTATGATGTAAGTCTGCGTAGGAAGGtttgggtgtgagctgtggccaacagcagttCCTTGGTGAGTGTCTCTATGTGTTTTACCATTCTCCtgttgttaaataaattaacaagtgACAAACACACTGACAATTTGACAAGTGCATCGGCGACAGTGGCGCTCCTTTCCCACATGGAAGGACATTACAGTaagttaatatactgtacaaacccataaaaaaaacgatagtttagggggggaaaaacacgAGATAGTGGGGGCTCAAACGAAGAACCGTGCTTAATCAGGGTAGGACTGTATGTTAAATCAAGTACTTTATGGATTTTCAAGGGTTTCAAATATACTGCTATTAAGTTTTCCGTCCAAGTACCTCCGAACAGGACGCAGTTGTACTTCTTCTCCATGGGAATCCCAAGCACCTCTCTGAAGACATCCATGGCGCTCTGCAGCGATTGATAGGCGGCATCCTGTCGCACAAATCATCAtgaggagacacacacacaatgcatgaAAGCCAATCTAATGTGAGAAAGACTGGACCACAAAGCACTCTTTTATTTCACAAGAAATTAGTGTCATGTTCTTGCTCATCATGAGTTACAATGACCCCACGCTATATTCCCGTTCATCAGTCACGGCTCCGCTTTATTGCAGCGTTTTAAGCCATAATTTTTAGTcgttttttacagtatacggGCAAGTCCGAATTTAAATTTGCACACCTTGaatgtagtaccacgttgtacTATGTCTGTACTACCCTACTACTGTAAGCTCCAGTAGTAGTTCTCACAGAGCAGAGAGACTACTGTACAGATGACTGTGAGTAATGTGGCATGCTGtttgtattgttgtatgctgttTGTATATGTTGCTACTGCATGTGCGTTAGCAGTTGTTTAAAAGTTTATTACCACCATAACAACTAATGCTAATTGCAGTTAGCCTGTCAATGACATTTCGCAATATATAACATTAAGCTCCCCTTCTTGAGCTGtgaccttatcgtggtggaggggtttgtgtgacccaatgatcctaggagctcagttgtctggggctttatgcccctggcagggtcactcccggcaaacaggtcctaggtgagggaccagacaaagcagaactccaaaaacccctatgatgacaaacaattcaggaagacgtcccttgcccggacacagGTCACCGGGGCACCCCTCTGGGGCCAGGCCTGCACcaatggggcccggccgggcacagcccgaaagggtaacgtgggtcccccttcccatgggctcaccacctgtgggaggggctatAGGGATCAGGTgtagtgcgagctgggcggtggccgaaggcggggaccttggcgatccgatccccggctacagaagttggctctaggtacgtggaatgtcacctctctggcagggaaggacccCAAACTGgcgtgtgaggtcgagaagttatAGTCTGGCTCGCccccacacacggcttgggctctggtaccagtcctctggAGAGGGGTtcgactctcttccactctggagttgcctacggtgagaggcggcgagcaggtgtgggtatacctattgccccccggctcggcgcctgtacgttggggtttaccccggtggacgagagggtagcctccctgcgccttcgggtggggggacgggtcctgactgttgtttgtgcctatgcaccaaacagcagttcagagtacccacccttttaggagtccttggagggggtgctggagagcgctccctcTGGGGactctgctgggggacttcaatgctcacgtgggcaatgacagtaagacctggaagggcgtgattgggaggaccggcccccccgatcagaacccgagcggtgttctgttattggacttctgtgctcatcacggattgtccataacgaacaccatgttcaaacataagggtgtccacccgtgcacttggcaccaggacaccctaggtcgcagttcgatgattgactttgtggtcgtgtcatcggacttgcagccgcatgtcttggacactcgggtgaagagaggggcgcagctgtcaaccgatcaccacctggtggtgagttgggtcCGATGGTGGggtaagatgccggtccgacgtggcaggcccaaacgtattgtgagggtctgctgggaacctctggcagaatcccctgtcagaaggagtttcaactcccgcccctgacagaactttgctcgcGTTCCGGGAGAgtcgggggacatcgagtccgagtggaccatgttcagCGCCTCCATTGGTGAGGCAGCCgtccggagctgtggccgtaaggtggtcggtgcctgtcgtggcggcaagcCCCGAACCCGTTCCCAACGGTGAggaatgccgtcaagctgaagaaggagtcctatcgggcctttttggcctgtgggactcctgaggcagctgagtggtaccggctggccaagcggaatgcagctttggtggtcgctgagacAAAAACTcgagcgtgggaggagttcggtgaggccatggagaacgacttccagatggctttgaggaaattctggtccaccatccagcgtctcaggaggaaGCAGTGctccatcaacactgtgtatagtggggatggggcgctgctgacctcaactcgggacgttgtgagtcggtggggagaatacttcgaagaccttctcaattcctccgacacgccttcccatgaggaagcagagtctgggttctctgaggcggggtctcctatctctggggtttaagtcaccgaggtggttaaaaagctcctcggtggcaaggccccgggggtggatgagattcgcccagagttcctaaagtctctggatgttgtggggctgtcctgtttgacacgcctctacaacatcgcgtggacatcggggacagtgcctctggattggcagactggggtggtggtccccctttttcagaaaggggaccggagggtgtgttccaactacagggggatcacactcctcagcctccctggtaaggtctattcgggggtgctggagaggagggtccgtctggaagtcgaatctcagattcaggaggagcagtgtggttttcgtcctgaccgtggaacagtggaccagctctacaccctcggcagggtcctcgagggtgcatgggagttcgcccgaccagtctatatgtgtttcgtggacttggagaaggcgttcgactttTTCCCTCAGGAAgtactgtggggggtgcttcgggagtttGGGGTgtcgaaccccctgatacaggctgtacggtccctgtacgacagatgtcagagtttggtccgcattgccagtaagtcggacttgtttccggtgagggttggacttggccaaggctgccctttgtcaccgattctgttcataacttttatggacagaatgttTAGAcccagccgaggcgtagagggggtcaggtttggtggcctcagaattgcatctctactttttgcagattatgtggttctgttggcttcatcaagccgtgatctccaactctcactggagcggttcgcagccgagtgtgaagcggctgggatgagaatcagcacctccaaatctgagaccatggtcctcagtcagaaaagggtggcgtgccctctctgggtcggcgatgagatcctgccccaagtggaggagttcaaatatcttggtgACTTGTTcgcgagtgagggaagaatggaatgggagctcgacaggcggatcggtgaaGCATCTGAAGTGATGCGGACTTACTATCGGTCTGTTgtagtaaagaaggagctaagccgaaaggtgaagctctcgatttaccggtcgatctacgttcctaccctcacctatggtcacgagctgtgggtcgtaaccgaaagaacaagattgcggatacaagcggccgaaatcagtttcctccgcagggtgtccaggctctcccttagagagagggtgagaaggtCGGTCaaccgggaggggctcagactcgagccgcttcttctccacattgagaggagccagatgaggtggctggggcatctgattcggatgcctccccggtgaggtgttccgggcacgtcccactggaaggagaccccggggacaacccaggacatgctggagagactacgtctgggaacgcctcaggatccccccggaagagctggaggaagtggctagggagagggaattctgggcgtccctgctaaagctactgcccctgcgacccgacctcggataggcagtagaaaatggatggatggatggatggataacattaAGCTAGTAGACTTTCGTTGGACAAAATTACTGTGAGTGGTTTTgctaaacattttgtttacttaaacaatgtttaattattctgttgtatgctctgtttatttgtgttggTCCCCAGTGTGTGTTATAGCAGCAGCTGTTTTAAAGTTTACAAATACCcaaacatctatgctaatttatgTTAGCAGGTCTATGGCGTTATGCATTACATGTCTAGCAGACTTAAGTTAGACTAAATTATATCgattggttgaacattttggtgtttaaatatataatgtttaattctctctTGTTTTAGGTGTCagttttactgtaaaaatgtgAGTGAAAACTAGACACCTTGAAGCAAGTATGCTccgcctcttatttggagaattgtGCAACCCAGTCTTCTTTTCGTTTTCtctaattgatgttttacaATAGTCTCCCATTTATTGACagcgagagtgagaacaggcgctaatgctttaaaaagtgtgttttaatatgtgTAAGTCTGGTTTAGTgagttcaaatgtgtttgaatagtatatatttgttttgtgcaCAGCATTTGGGAAggataaaaaattttttatacaGTGTCTCGATATAACACATGCGGGTCTGGAGGCTATCCCCCTCGTTAAATGGGTGTTCAATGTACAGGAAAGAATGACCCACCCCAGTGTGTGCGTAGTGGTCTAGGATGGAGGGCAGCAGAGGTAAGATGAGGGTGAACCCAAGCAGGTCCAGCAGCAGAAGGACAAAGACCACGCAGATCACCCTTGACGAGGACGGGGCCACGTCTTTGGACGCTTTGCTCGTGTCTGACATTCTTCACGCTGGATTTGTACAGAGATTCTTTTAAGGATTTTTAAACaatcatcttccgtaccgcttatcctaaatttaaagttaattgaagataaccggcagcacggtgggcgactggttagagcgtcagccacacagttctgaggacccaggttcaatccccggccccgcctgtgtggagtttgcatgttttccccgtgcctgtgtggcttggCCTACACTTCGAAGCGCTCTTCCTGGAACTGCAAAGCACATGAACGAGTTTAAACTACGAAATGCTGCCAtgaaattagtatgggatattcccattccttttttttgctgctgcatCACCTCCCCCTAGCAAAGTTAGGGCTATCTTTTCCAacaacaaatacatattgccgAGTTCCTTCTAGGCTCGTAcgtcaccacttccaaatatgagATGGTCGCACCCCCGTTACCGTCGTCGTTGCGCTTTGACGGGGGGGCCTTGCACACTGaacaagtgcagtgtgaaagggtTAGGGTTCGAGTTAGTAGCCCTAACCCTCCTTGTGAAAACTGCTGAAAAtgcatcagcgactgtggctctccttgcccacatacTAGAGCATGAGAGTACCTTgctccattttttaaattcattcagGAGGCAGCAAATCGGAAGCTGCctcataactcaaattttggctcgcaacacacacaaaaatatataaacaactAAGCAATggtttgtaataaaaaaaaaaaaactcttaagtcaagctACCACATCACCATTataacaaacctttttttcataCCTGCACAGGCATTgtttttaagcaacattttaccATTCTTAACCGTTTTACAGGTGTAAAAGTAAGTTGACTACCCCTATGTGTAAAAATGCAAATGCGCCTCATCGTTTAATGTTCAATTGTAAGAAAAAAGTGAATATTGACCACGAAGCTACagaataaaaagtgaaaaagtattacgtAGTAGGTTAGTTTAGGTTTGACTACCGTTAATTAAAATGCTTACAAAATTGACGACGTATCTTATTAACAGTACTGTGTGAGAGTCATACCAGAAGATACACTGGTGTTACTTCCATTAAGAAACGCCTATTTTTTCAGAATTCAGGACAGGAGTCGGAGCCGCGCAAAAAGAtactaacaaaaacaactacCAGAGACTCGAATACTCACACTATTGACGTAAAATGACGACTAACGCTTCAGTGGACAGACCCGAACCTAACTCTTGGAGTTTCCTCCTCTCGTGCGTCTTTTATTATGAGGAAAGTCCGCACCAGGAAGCGGTGTCGGTTTACATTCGGACGACATAAGTGTGTCGTCATAGTGCACACTTGAAATGCGCTATTCAGAAAGCCTGGAATTTTCAGGATCCTACCGAATAACTCGGGGTACATTTACATTGGGAGGCTCACGAAAACTCGGATTTTCAATTTACCACTTCATAATAGTGTACCCTCGAAAAGCGACGTTCAATACAATTTGGATTTTAAAATTACGATTGTATAAATTGGCATCTTTAGAAACGCGACGTTCACAAAACCTTGGATTTTCCGACATCAATCGTAACGCTTGAATTCagagttttgtattttatttcttacaATTGATTTCAGTGTTTTTATATTACGTGGTATCTTCTGCAGTGTTAGGTCGTTTTTCTACCGTGTCTGAAACGTACTGCACTTTGTTACACCCTGTTGTTTGCAAATgcgctttataaataaatacgaATTGGACTGATGTAGTCTTCCCTCATAATATCCCATATCGCTGTTAACTTTTTACGCGTTCACTGTATTTGTAACTGTACATATCTAACTACAGCTAAATATAACATCGCAGACTTTTCGCTGTACCAAGTGATTGCGTTGTAGTCATTTTTCCACATAGACTTTTGTCACTCAAGACTCACGTATATTACACCCTAGCCAGGAAGATTGAGTAAAAGAAAATGTCCAAAGCTTAACTGGGATGGTTTCACCCTTAAAAAAGGTCTACGTGCAATAAGTGTACAGCAAAGCAGAACTGGAACTGTTCTGAAACGCAAACCCCGTTGATAAACGAGGGACTACCTGTAGTGCACATTCAAAATGCGCCATTCACTGAAACTCAGATTTACCAATAACCACTTTTTAACTCAGCATCTACCTTAAAGCTCGGTGTACCCTCAAAATGTGGCGTTCATGAAAAGAAGATTTTCCACCATCTATCATAGCATTTCCATCGCGCACGTTCTAAATGCGACGTTCACTAAAAACCCGGATTTACCCGCTCCTACCATAAACTCTTACGAATACTTACATAAAGACAGTGTAAATCCAATCTGCTGTCTTGTACTTGTGAGGATGCATGGGGAAGCCCCTTGTCCTTGAAAGATTGGATTATCTTAATAAATATATAGAGATCTACACAACTATATCATTTTCATTAACTTAAATGGAAAGAACACATTACAGCTGAGCAGAGAAACGTTTAAGACAAAAGTAATGAAATATACAAAACATTGAAATTTATTCAACCATCCTGCATACATAAAACAGTTCAATCAAAaccaaatgtcattaaaaataaaaaatgttttattgtttgtgagATGAGACACTAGGAAGCCAAAATATCCTGCAGCACTTGAATGCATCATATGATTTCATTTTGGtccagtaaaaacaaaacaaaaaaacactaaacaTTAAATAAAGCGTTTCGTTTTTTATACAGTAGTACTCACATGAAGAAACGCTCCCCCGAAAAAATGTCAAGACATTTAAGGGCTGTTTCCAAAGCTTTATTTAAGCTATCAAAACAAACCTgtgtaacaaaaaacaatgttcctttagaaaatgtttaaaatctcattttttttctccaaggcAAGGAGTCTGAAATGTGAGTCGTGTTGATAGTGTTATGTTGTTCAAATGTTGGTGGCCTACATTCCGTGGCGAGAGGCGTGGCTCTGCAGTGCCGCTTCGCTTTGGAGGTTTCGGCCACACAAGCTGCAAGGGAATATTTTGTCGGCATCTGCGatgtcacccaaaaaaaaataattacaaaaaatacatgtgTTATTAGATACGCTTTAAACCTactcaaacacactttttaaacagatCATGaacatatttcaacacaaaaaaatcagtttCCATGACTATGCTCGGAAATCAAAACACTTATCAAATCACCTTTCCCCCGTTGTTCCAGCTCGctaaaaaacaccaacaaaaaaatttgTAACCATTTTTTGAAAgatatattgtttgagcatTGTCATCCCGATGTACATGCACGCAAGTCACATCGCATGGTCCGCTGTGATGGTGGTGTACTGTAATACACAGttaatcaactgtaatattaaaagtgaccagcagacgGACccgtttggacatgctaatacaattagcacccatgttacagtaaattataacgcttcaaacaacacaaggaGCAGCCCAGTGTTGTATACTTATctccttgtatgataactatgaaaGAGGATGCGGAAAACaatgtacacctgctgcatttcctattttgctcttcagaatgaaactactgtAGGTAGGCACACCACAGCTGCGTGTAAATATGTAGCGTTTCTGGAACATTAAAtagtcatacaataattactgtgtaaagGAACAACAATAATCAAAATTGACGCAAATGAACAACATTTACCTCTTTTCGAGGAGCCGTTGGCTGCCAGCAGCGGTGTTTGTGATCACATGGTCATAAACCAGTACTACTCTTGTCCCTACTGATCTGTTTGGAAACGGCCTCTTTTTAGAATAATTGTTCACTGTCTGGCAAACTCCTGCtgcttgtgaagtgagttgcgttcactgccatcatacagcactcgtatctcaattttttgtttgcaagtcaaagcaaaaaaaataaataaaataaaatttaaaaaatacttaagttgggtcactcacatctcaaggcatcactgtacaaTGTTAtcgttctttaaaaaaaaaataatgaaattaaaaaactaacaaaacggtggtgtttttttgggcAGATGAAAGAAATCAacggcatttcaattaatttcaatggggaaaatggatttgatataTGTTTAAATTGACTTATGAGCtaggtcatggaacaaattgaacTCATAACTcagggtaccactgtatatactttgtAATATATTTAAGTGGTGTGTCGTCAGACTTCTGCCTTAACAGtgatgtcattcattcattacacaCGGTTGTTTAAATCCTGCCTATGTTCCTTCTTACCTTTGAGCTCAGACATATCGACATCTTGCTGAATGCGCGTATCCTCCATCTTGATCCGTTTTTTCTGCCCATCTCGTCCGTCCTCCTCTTTCATCCCTTCCTCTTTGAGTCCTTCGCATAGCTTCCTTTTGTGGGCATTGTCTTCTCGGAGCGGCTCCAAGGAGAATGCCAGAAGATGGGCCGAGGTTTCTCTCTTGAGCGTTTTCTTGGCTGCTTTTCCAGAACTTTCCAAGAAGTCTGTGTGAAGTTCCTTCCCGTGCAAGGATCCTTGCTCCTTATTCTCCTCATCCAGCTCAAGGATATGCCGCAGGTTCTTGTGCTCCTCGTGTGCTTCAAGGTTCAGCGCCTGCAGTTCCAAACAGTGGTCTTTTTCGTTTTGTTCCTTGGAGCTCCCCTCTTCCAGTCCCACCACCACCTCTTTTTCTTGGTTCAGCACAGCAAGCTGGGAATTTTTGCAGTCCTTCTTCTCAGACGGGCCGGCGCCATTTTGATGCTCCCGTTTAACAACAGCCATCCCGGGTAGGTGATGCTCACAGTTGCTGCCTTCCTCCTCTGTGGGCTTCCTTGTGTCAGTCTCTTTCACGTGGCTGAAAAAGTCTACGGCATTTTCAGTGTTGGACATCTGCTCCTCCTCCGCCACCGCcccctcttcttcttgttcttggTTCCCAAGAGCAAGCTGGGAATTGTCGCCGTCACTCTTCTCAGATGGACCAGCGCTGTTTTGATGCTCCCATTTAGCGACGGCCGTCTCGGGGAGGTGATCCCCACGGTTGCTGTCTTCCTCCTCCGTGGGCTTCCTTGTGTCCGCATCCGTCAC contains:
- the mfsd10 gene encoding major facilitator superfamily domain-containing protein 10 isoform X1, with amino-acid sequence MSDTSKASKDVAPSSSRVICVVFVLLLLDLLGFTLILPLLPSILDHYAHTGDAAYQSLQSAMDVFREVLGIPMEKKYNCVLFGGLIGSVFSLLQFLSSPITGALSDRYGRRPLLLLTTVGIMSAYVVWALSRSFAMFLLFRVIAGVCKGNVSLCTAIVADLADPKARNRGMAMIGLAFSVGFTVGPLIGAYLAVTSKTAGQVFFQTPALLALAFSVADLIFIWLMLPETLTEHAKGSNSGFRDFRDLLSPLALFSFSAVTRTKDPPSEQRMQRLKVLGQVYFCYLFLFSGLEFTLSFLTHQRFHFTSMQQGKMFFFIGVAMASIQGGYARRIKSGHHVKAVRMAIAALIPAFILIGLSWNITMLYVGLALYSFAAAVVVPCLSMLVSEHGTASQKGTVMGILRSQGALARALGPIVSSSVYWLAGAQICFLVTSASFVVPLILLSAA